From Phocoena phocoena chromosome 16, mPhoPho1.1, whole genome shotgun sequence, a single genomic window includes:
- the GBF1 gene encoding Golgi-specific brefeldin A-resistance guanine nucleotide exchange factor 1 isoform X14, with protein MVDKNIYIIQGEISIVVGAIKRNARWSTHTPLDEERDPLLHSFSHLKEVLNNVTELSEIEPNVFLRPFLEVIRSEDTTGPITGLALTSVNKFLSYALIDPTHEGTAEGMENTADAVTHARFVGTDPASDEVVLMKILQVLRTLLLTPVGAHLTNESVCEIMQSCFRICFEMRLSELLRKSAEHTLVDMVQLLFTRLPQFKEEPKNYMGTNMKKLKMRAGGMSDSSKWKKQKRSPRPPRHMTKVTPGSELPTPSGTTLSSNLTGGMPFIDVPTPISSASSEAASAVVSPSTDSGLEFSSQTTSKEDLTDLEQPGSPGYSTVAEPGSSELGVPEQPDPQEGAHVEKAQSTSVESIPEVLEECTSPADHSDSASVHDMDYVNPRGVRFTQSSQKEGTALVPYGLPCIRELFRFLISLTNPHDRHNSEVMIHMGLHLLTVALESAPVAQCQTLLGLIKDEMCRHLFQNSFPVSGQLYTTHLLSLDALLTVIDSTEAHCQAKVLNNLTQQEKKEAARPGCEAVDGTREANNTERAASNGKAIGMAPDITGLHVPGGGRLPAEHGKPGCSDLEEAGDSGADKKFTRKPPRFSCLLPDPRELIEIKNKKKLLITGTEQFNQKPKKGIQFLQEKGLLTIPMDNTEVAQWLRENPRLDKKMIGEFVSDRKNIDLLESFVSTFSFQGLRLDEALRLYLEAFRLPGEAPVIQRLLEAFTEHWRNCNGSPFANSDACFALAYAVIMLNTDQHNHNVRKQNAPMTLEEFRKNLKGVNGGKDFEQDILEDMYHAIKNEEIVMPEEQTGLVRENYVWNVLLHRGATPEGIFLRVPAGSYDLDLFTMTWGPTIAALSYVFDKSLEETIIQKAISGFRKCAMISAHYGLSDVFDNLIISLCKFTALSSESIENLPTVFGSNPKAHIAAKTVFHLAHRHGDILREGWKNIMEAMLQLFRAQLLPKAMVEVEDFVDPNGKISLQREETPSNRGESTVLSFVSWLTLSGTEQSSVRGPSTENQEAKRMALDCIKQCDPEKMITESKFLQLESLQELMKALVSVTPDEETYDEEDAAFCLEMLLRIVLENRDRVGCVWQTVRDHLYHLCVQAQDFCFLVERAVVGLLRLAIRLLRREEISGQVLLSLRILLLMKPSVLSRVSHQVAYGLHELLKTNAANIHSSDDWATLFTLLECIGSGVKPPAALQATARADAPDAGAQSDSELPSFHQNDVSLDRGYTSDSEVYTDHGRPGKIHRSATDADVVNSGWLVVGKDDIDNSKPGPETSWPGPSPLVNQYSLTVGLDLGPHDTKSLLKCVESLSFIVRDAAHITPDNFELCVKTLRIFVEASLNGGCKSQEKRGKSHKYDSKGNRFKKKSKEGSMLRRPRTSSQHATRGGHSDDDEDEGVPASYHTVSLQVSQDLLDLMHTLHTRAASIYSSWAEEQRHLDTGGRKIEADSRTLWAHCWCPLLQGIACLCCDARRQVRMQALTYLQRALLVHDLQKLDALEWESCFNKVLFPLLTKLLENISPADVGGMEETRMRASTLLSKVFLQHLSPLLSLSTFAALWLTILDFMDKYMHAGSSDLLSEAIPESLKNMLLVMDTAEIFHSADARGGSPSALWEITWERIDCFLPHLRDELFKQTVIQDPVPMEPHAPKPLASAHLTPAAGDTRTPGHPPPPEMPSELGTCDFEKPEGPRPANSSSSGSPVASSPSRLSPTPDGPPPLAQPPLILQPLASPLQVGVPPMTLPIILNPALIEATSPVPLLATPRPTDPLPTSEVN; from the exons ATCCCACCCATGAGGGCACGGCAGAGGGCATGGAGAACACGGCAGATGCTGTCACCCATGCCCGTTTTGTGGGCACAGATCCTGCCAGCGATGAGGTTGTCCTGATGAAAATCCTTCAG gtACTGCGGACTCTGTTGCTGACCCCAGTAGGTGCCCACCTAACCAATGAATCTGTGTGTGAGATTATGCAGTCTTGCTTCCGGATCTGCTTTGAAATGAGGCTCAGTG AGTTATTGAGAAAATCCGCAGAGCACACTCTCGTAGACATGGTGCAGCTGCTCTTCACAAG GTTACCTCAGTTTAAAGAAGAACCCAAGAACTATATGGGGACCAACATGAAGAAG CTGAAAATGAGAGCAGGAGGCATGAGTGATTCATCTAAgtggaagaaacagaagagatcTCCCCGACCCCCCCGCCATATGACCAAAGTCACACCAGGTTCAGAGCTGCCCACCCCCAGTGGAACCACCTTATCCTCTAACCTCACTG GTGGCATGCCCTTCATAGATGTACCCACTCCCATCTCCTCTGCAAGTTCAGAAGCTGCCTCAGCAGTGGTCAGCCCCTCTACAGACAGTGGCCTGGAGTTCTCCTCCCAGACCACCTCCAAAGAGGACCTCACTGACCTGGAGCAACCTGGCTCTCCAGGGTACAGCACAGTTGCAGAGCCTGGCAGCAGCGAGCTAGGGGTTCCTGAGCAACCTGACCCCCAG GAAGGGGCCCATGTGGAAAAGGCCCAATCAACATCCGTGGAATCCATCCCTGAAGTATTAGAGGAGTGCACATCTCCTGCTGACCACTCTGACTCTGCTTCTGTCCATGACATGGATTACGTCAACCCCCGGGGTGTGCGCTTTACACAGTCCTCTCAGAAAGAAG GCACAGCTTTGGTCCCCTATGGTCTTCCTTGCATCCGCGAGCTCTTCCGATTCCTCATCTCTCTCACCAACCCACACGACCGCCACAACTCAGAGGTTATGATCCACATGGGACTGCATTTGCTGACAGTGGCTCTTGAGTCGGCCCCTGTAGCCCAGTGCCAAACCCTCTTGGGCCTCATCAAGGATGAGATGTGCCGCCACTTATTCCAG AATTCCTTCCCTGTGTCTGGTCAGCTCTATACAACACACCTGCTGTCTCTTGATGCCCTGTTGACAGTGATTGACAGCACTGAGGCCCACTGCCAAGCCAAAGTCCTCAACAACCTTACCcagcaagaaaagaaagaggcagcCAGACCTGGCTGTGAGGCAGTAGATGGCACTCGAGAAGCCAACAATA CTGAGAGAGCGGCCAGCAATGGGAAGGCTATAGGCATGGCCCCAGACATCACAGGCCTGCATGTGCCAGGTGGAGGGCGGCTGCCAGCAGAACATGGGAAACCAGGATGCAGTGATCTGGAGGAAGCTGGTGACTCTGGGG CTGACAAAAAGTTTACCCGGAAGCCACCTCGATTTTCCTGTCTCCTGCCAGATCCACGGGAGTTGAttgaaattaagaataaaaagaag CTGCTGATTACTGGCACAGAGCAGTTCAACCAGAAACCAAAGAAGGGGATCCAGTTTCTGCAAGAGAAAGGTCTCCTCACCATCCCAATGGACAACACAGAGGTAGCCCAGTGGCTGCGAGAGAACCCTCGGCTGGACAAGAAAATGATTGGAGAGTTTGTGAGTGACCGCAAAAACATTGACCTGTTGGAGAGCTTTGTGAG CACCTTCAGCTTTCAGGGTCTGCGGCTGGACGAAGCTCTCCGTCTCTACCTGGAAGCCTTCCGCTTGCCCGGGGAAGCACCAGTCATCCAGAGGTTGCTAGAGGCATTCACAGAACATTGGAGG AATTGTAATGGCTCCCCATTTGCCAATAGCGATGCCTGCTTTGCCCTGGCCTATGCTGTCATCATGCTTAATACTGACCAGCACAACCACAATGTTCGCAAGCAAAATGCACCCATGACCCTGGAG GAGTTTCGCAAAAATCTAAAAGGTGTGAATGGAGGCAAGGACTTTGAGCAAGACATTCTGGAGGACATGTACCATGCCATCAA GAATGAGGAAATTGTGATGCCTGAGGAGCAGACAGGCCTGGTTCGGGAGAATTATGTATGGAATGTGCTGCTTCATCGAGGTGCCACCCCAGAAGGCATATTCCTACGTGTGCCTGCTGGCAGCTACGATCTTGACCTCTTCACCATGACCTGGGGCCCCACTATTGCTGCTCTTTCTTATGTCTTTGACAAAAGCCTTGAGGAGACAATCATCCAAAAAGCCATCTCAGGCTTCAG GAAGTGCGCCATGATCTCCGCCCACTATGGCCTCAGTGATGTGTTTGACAATCTCATCATCTCTCTATGCAAATTCACAGCTCTCAGCAGTGAG TCCATTGAGAACCTGCCCACTGTGTTTGGAAGCAACCCTAAAGCCCACATTGCAGCCAAGACAGTATTCCATTTGGCCCATCGTCATGGTGACATCCTGCGGGAGGGCTGGAAGAATATCATGGAGGCCATGCTGCAGCTCTTCCGAGCCCAACTGCTGCCCAAGGCTATGGTGGAG GTAGAAGATTTTGTGGATCCCAATGGCAAGATCTCTCTACAACGGGAAGAGACACCATCAAACCG AGGAGAGTCGACAGTGCTGAGCTTTGTGAGCTGGCTGACACTTAGTGGTACTGAGCAGTCTAGCGTGCGGGGCCCATCCACTGAGAACCAAGAGGCCAAGAGAATGGCCTTGGACTGTATCAAG CAATGTGACCCAGAAAAGATGATCACAGAAAGTAAATTCCTCCAGCTGGAGTCACTGCAGGAGCTCATGAAG GCTCTGGTCTCAGTGACACCAGATGAAGAGACCTATGATGAAGAGGATGCTGCTTTCTGCCTGGAGATGCTGCTGAGGATTGTGCTGGAGAACAG GGACCGTGTGGGCTGTGTGTGGCAGACTGTTCGAGACCATCTATACCACCTATGTGTCCAGGCACAGGACTTCTGCTTCCTTGTGGAGCGGGCAGTAGTGGGGCTGCTGCGCCTAGCCATTAGGCTACTCCGGAGAGAAGAGATCAGTGGCCAG GTACTGCTCTCCCTGCGCATTTTGCTACTAATGAAGCCCAGCGTGTTGTCCCGAGTCAGTCACCAGGTAGCCTATGGGCTCCATGAACTCCTTAAGACTAACGCAGCCAACATCCACTCAAGTGATGACTGGGCCACCCTCTTCACGCTGCTGGAGTGCATTGGCTCAGGTGTAAAGCCTCCAGCTGCCCTGCAGGCCACAGCCAGGGCCGATGCACCTGATGCTG GGGCCCAATCAGATAGTGAACTCCCATCCTTCCATCAAAATGATGTGAGCCTGGACCGAGGGTACACTTCTGACTCGGAGGTCTACACTGACCATGGCAGGCCTGGCAAGATTCACCGATCAGCCACAGATGCTGATGTGGTCAACAGCGGTTGGTTAGTG GTGGGGAAGGATGACATCGATAACTCCAAGCCAGGGCCTGAGACCAGCTGGCCAGGTCCTTCACCCCTGGTCAATCAGTACAGCCTAACAGTGGGGCTGGACCTCGGGCCACATGACACCAAGTCCCTGCTCAAGTGTGTGGAATCCCTGTCCTTCATTGTGCGTGACGCTGCCCACATCACACCTGACAACTTTGAGCTCTGTGTCAAGACTCTCCGCATCTTTGTGGAGGCCAGTCTGAATGGCG GGTGCAAGTCCCAGGAGAAACGTGGCAAGAGTCACAAGTATGACAGCAAAGGGAACCGCTTCAAGAAGAAATCCAAGGAAGGCTCAATGCTTCGGCGGCCTCGAACCTCCAGCCAACATGCCACTCGGGGCGGGCATAGTGATGACGATGAGGACGAAGGTGTGCCTGCCAGCTACCATACGGTGTCTTTACAGGTCAGTCAGGAC TTGCTAGACCTGATGCACACCCTACACACAAGGGCAGCCTCTATCTACAGCTCATGGGCGGAGGAGCAGCGCCACCTGGACACAGGAGGCCGGAAGATCGAAGCGGATTCACGCACCCTCTGGGCCCACTGTTGGTGCCCTTTACTTCAGG GCATTGCCTGCCTGTGCTGTGATGCCCGGCGCCAGGTGCGGATGCAGGCACTGACCTATCTGCAGCGAGCACTACTGGTACATGATCTGCAAAAGTTAGATGCCCTGGAATGGGAGTCCTGTTTTAACAAG GTGCTGTTTCCTCTACTGACCAAGCTCTTGGAAAACATCAGCCCTGCAGATGTGGGCGGGATGGAGGAGACCCGGATGAGGGCTTCCACCCTGCTCTCTAAG GTCTTCCTGCAGCACCTGTCTCCACTGCTGTCGCTCTCTACCTTTGCGGCCCTCTGGCTGACCATCCTGGATTTCATGGACAAGTACATGCACGCAGGCTCCAGTGACTTACTG TCAGAGGCCATCCCTGAGTCTCTGAAGAACATGCTCCTGGTGATGGACACAGCAGAGATTTTCCACAGTGCGGATGCCCGAGGAGGCAGCCCCTCAGCCCTCTGGGAGATCACCTGGGAGCGCATTGACTGTTTCCTGCCCCACCTACGAGATGAGCTCTTCAAGCAGACTGTCATCCAGG ACCCTGTGCCCATGGAGCCTCATGCCCCAAAACCTCTGGCCTCAGCCCACCTGACTCCTGCTGCTGGTGACACCAGGACACCTGGCCATCCACCTCCCCCAGAGATGCCCTCTGAGCTGGGGACCTGTG ACTTTGAGAAGCCCGAGGGCCCCCGACCTGCCAACAGCAGCTCCTCTGGATCACCAGTGGCATCCAGCCCCAGCAGACTGAGCCCTACCCCGGATGGGCCTCCACCCCTGGCTCAGCCCCCACTGATCCTGCAGCCCTTGGCCTCCCCACTGCAGGTGGGCGTGCCCCCCATGACTCTGCCTATCATACTCAACCCCGCTCTCATCGAGGCCACCTCACCTGTGCCCCTCCTGGCCACACCCCGCCCCACAgaccccctgcccacctctgagGTCAACTAA